In a single window of the Rhodamnia argentea isolate NSW1041297 chromosome 2, ASM2092103v1, whole genome shotgun sequence genome:
- the LOC115737402 gene encoding zinc finger BED domain-containing protein DAYSLEEPER-like isoform X2, with translation MDAPSPMETDATIVSEVDTASIPQTDTTHAQETEAAILPETDAASIPQTEHAIIPEAEHGIIPDTEHDIIPEAEHAIIPDTEHDVIPETAHAVIAETEHATIPETDHTTIPETDDAVIPETDMDFVPDSDMAIVPATPATPLDDEQPGSETQPNKRRRKKSIVWEHFTVETVGPGHTRACCKQCKKSFAYITGSKLAGTSHLKRHIALGICPVSRQRNQLLPYTSGSKSAGAYGSATDPPKRRYRTTPAIANVPLDQERCSLEIAKMIIMHEYPLHIVEHPGFIDFVRTLNPNYNMVSFNTVQGDCVAIYLREKQRLLNLISTIPGRVNLTLDLRTSNQNLGYVFLTGHFIDSDWKVHRHILNVVMVPYPDSDHAFNQAVVACLSDWNLEGRLFTLTVDQSVSSEAVIANLKGLTSVKNPLLLNGQILIGSCYAHLLSDLARDAFGSMAGTIKKIRDSVKYVKTSEAHEEKFDELKQQLQVPSTKDLLIDDQTRWDTTYHMLVAACELKEVFACFDASDPDYKLTPSMDDWKQIETLCSYVKILFDAANLLTGPTYPTASTFFHEVSKLQLDLTHAATSQDPFVSNLIKPLQEKFDKYWRGCCLILSVAVIMDPRFKMKLVEFSFSRIFGEDAETWIRIVDDGIHDLFLDYFAPVLPLPEAPMENGTESIIKTELPDEGMPQEGVSHEELPHDGTVISFGDGLSDFDVYISEISGGQQTKSELDQYLEESLLPRVQDFNLLGWWKLNNLKYPILSKMAADVLSIPISIVDPDSIFDTQSRKIDSYRSSLRPVTLEALVCAKNWLQSGSSETSSAYMKAEV, from the exons ATG GATGCACCTTCTCCCATGGAAACCGATGCCACTATCGTTTCGGAAGTAGATACTGCTAGTATTCCTCAAACAGATACCACCCATGCCCAGGAAACAGAGGCTGCTATTCTCCCAGAAACGGATGCGGCTAGTATCCCTCAAACAGAGCATGCTATTATCCCTGAAGCAGAGCATGGTATTATCCCTGACACAGAGCACGATATTATCCCTGAAGCAGAGCATGCTATTATCCCTGACACAGAGCATGATGTTATCCCTGAAACAGCGCATGCTGTCATCGCTGAAACAGAGCATGCTACAATCCCTGAAACAGATCATACTACTATTCCTGAAACAGATGATGCTGTTATCCCGGAAACAGATATGGATTTTGTCCCTGATTCAGATATGGCTATTGTCCCTGCTACTCCCGCTACCCCTCTTGATGATGAGCAACCTGGTTCAGAGACACAGCCTAATAAGCGCAGAAGAAAGAAATCTATTGTTTGGGAACACTTCACTGTAGAGACTGTGGGTCCTGGACATACGAGGGCTTGCTGTAAGCAGTGCAAGAAGTCGTTTGCCTATATAACTGGCTCCAAGCTGGCAGGTACGAGCCACCTAAAACGGCATATTGCCCTGGGCATCTGTCCCGTTAGCCGTCAGAGGAATCAACTTCTTCCATATACATCGGGTTCCAAGTCTGCTGGTGCTTATGGAAGTGCAACTGATCCACCAAAACGTCGGTACAGGACAACTCCTGCAATAGCAAATGTACCTCTCGACCAAGAGCGATGCAGTCTTGAGATTGCCAAGATGATTATCATGCATGAGTATCCTCTACACATTGTTGAACATCCAGGTTTCATCGACTTTGTTCGGACTCTCAATCCCAATTACAATATGGTGAGCTTCAATACTGTTCAAGGTGATTGTGTAGCTATATACCTGAGGGAAAAGCAAAGACTTTTGAACCTCATCAGTACAATACCAGGAAGAGTCAATCTGACACTGGATCTTCGGACTTCAAACCAGAACCTAGGTTATGTTTTCTTGACTGGACACTTCATAGATAGTGACTGGAAGGTGCATCGCCACATTCTTAATGTTGTAATGGTGCCTTATCCCGATTCAGATCATGCTTTTAATCAGGCTGTTGTGGCTTGCCTATCTGATTGGAATTTGGAAGGTAGGCTGTTCACCCTCACTGTTGATCAGTCCGTCTCCAGCGAAGCTGTTATTGCGAATCTGAAAGGTTTGACCTCAGTAAAGAATCCACTTTTGCTCAATGGCCAGATACTCATTGGGAGTTGCTACGCACATCTGTTAAGTGATCTTGCTCGAGATGCTTTTGGGTCAATGGCAGGTACCATTAAGAAAATCCGTGATAGTGTGAAGTATGTGAAGACTTCAGAAGCTCACGAAGAGAAGTTTGATGAGCTTAAGCAACAACTTCAAGTACCTAGTACGAAGGACCTGCTGATTGATGACCAAACAAGGTGGGATACAACTTATCATATGCTAGTAGCTGCGTGTGAGCTCAAGGAAGTATTTGCCTGCTTCGATGCATCCGATCCTGATTATAAGTTAACCCCTTCAATGGATGATTGGAAGCAAATAGAGACTCTCTGCTCTTATGTGAAGATTTTGTTTGATGCCGCAAATCTATTGACTGGCCCGACATACCCAACTGCCAGTACCTTCTTCCATGAAGTGTCTAAACTTCAGCTGGATCTCACACATGCTGCAACGAGCCAGGACCCATTTGTAAGCAACCTAATCAAGCCTTTACAAGAAAAATTCGACAAATATTGGAGGGGATGCTGCCTTATTTTATCGGTTGCAGTAATCATGGATCCAAGATTCAAGATGAAACTTGTAGAATTTAGTTTCTCTAGAATTTTTGGTGAGGATGCTGAAACGTGGATTAGAATTGTTGATGATGGTATTCACGACCTCTTTCTTGATTATTTTGCACCTGTACTTCCTCTTCCGGAAGCTCCAATGGAGAATGGCACTGAGAGCATCATAAAAACAGAGCTGCCAGATGAAGGAATGCCTCAGGAAGGAGTGTCTCATGAAGAGCTGCCACATGATGGTACTGTCATCTCCTTCGGGGACGGGCTCTCGGATTTTGATGTCTACATTTCAGAGATCTCTGGTGGCCAGCAGACAAAGTCCGAGTTAGATCAATATTTGGAGGAGTCTCTTTTGCCGAGGGTACAAGACTTCAATTTATTGGGTTGGTGGAAATTAAATAACCTGAAGTACCCTATTCTTTCCAAGATGGCTGCTGATGTTTTGTCCATACCAATCTCGATAGTTGATCCTGATTCTATCTTTGATACCCAAAGCAGGAAGATTGACAGTTACCGCAGTTCTTTGCGTCCGGTTACGCTTGAAGCTCTCGTTTGCGCCAAGAACTGGCTCCAGTCTGGATCATCCGAGACTTCTAGTGCATATATGAAAGCTGAAGTCTAG
- the LOC115737402 gene encoding zinc finger BED domain-containing protein DAYSLEEPER-like isoform X1 — MMGNWCTKDHYKSLMDGRPRSCKAWEYENRDLFKSTLGGLVHVNLRLSFSLEFISFMLHNLRRDAPSPMETDATIVSEVDTASIPQTDTTHAQETEAAILPETDAASIPQTEHAIIPEAEHGIIPDTEHDIIPEAEHAIIPDTEHDVIPETAHAVIAETEHATIPETDHTTIPETDDAVIPETDMDFVPDSDMAIVPATPATPLDDEQPGSETQPNKRRRKKSIVWEHFTVETVGPGHTRACCKQCKKSFAYITGSKLAGTSHLKRHIALGICPVSRQRNQLLPYTSGSKSAGAYGSATDPPKRRYRTTPAIANVPLDQERCSLEIAKMIIMHEYPLHIVEHPGFIDFVRTLNPNYNMVSFNTVQGDCVAIYLREKQRLLNLISTIPGRVNLTLDLRTSNQNLGYVFLTGHFIDSDWKVHRHILNVVMVPYPDSDHAFNQAVVACLSDWNLEGRLFTLTVDQSVSSEAVIANLKGLTSVKNPLLLNGQILIGSCYAHLLSDLARDAFGSMAGTIKKIRDSVKYVKTSEAHEEKFDELKQQLQVPSTKDLLIDDQTRWDTTYHMLVAACELKEVFACFDASDPDYKLTPSMDDWKQIETLCSYVKILFDAANLLTGPTYPTASTFFHEVSKLQLDLTHAATSQDPFVSNLIKPLQEKFDKYWRGCCLILSVAVIMDPRFKMKLVEFSFSRIFGEDAETWIRIVDDGIHDLFLDYFAPVLPLPEAPMENGTESIIKTELPDEGMPQEGVSHEELPHDGTVISFGDGLSDFDVYISEISGGQQTKSELDQYLEESLLPRVQDFNLLGWWKLNNLKYPILSKMAADVLSIPISIVDPDSIFDTQSRKIDSYRSSLRPVTLEALVCAKNWLQSGSSETSSAYMKAEV; from the exons ATGATGGGCAATTGGTGCACCAAGGATCACTACAAGAGCCTTATGGATGGCAGGCCCAGATCCTGCAAAGCGTGGGAATATGAAAACAGAGATCTTTTCAAAAGTACACTCGGTGGTTTGGTTCATGTGAATCTTCGTCTCAGTTTCAGCTTAGAGTTTATATCATTCATGTTGCACAACTTGAGAAG GGATGCACCTTCTCCCATGGAAACCGATGCCACTATCGTTTCGGAAGTAGATACTGCTAGTATTCCTCAAACAGATACCACCCATGCCCAGGAAACAGAGGCTGCTATTCTCCCAGAAACGGATGCGGCTAGTATCCCTCAAACAGAGCATGCTATTATCCCTGAAGCAGAGCATGGTATTATCCCTGACACAGAGCACGATATTATCCCTGAAGCAGAGCATGCTATTATCCCTGACACAGAGCATGATGTTATCCCTGAAACAGCGCATGCTGTCATCGCTGAAACAGAGCATGCTACAATCCCTGAAACAGATCATACTACTATTCCTGAAACAGATGATGCTGTTATCCCGGAAACAGATATGGATTTTGTCCCTGATTCAGATATGGCTATTGTCCCTGCTACTCCCGCTACCCCTCTTGATGATGAGCAACCTGGTTCAGAGACACAGCCTAATAAGCGCAGAAGAAAGAAATCTATTGTTTGGGAACACTTCACTGTAGAGACTGTGGGTCCTGGACATACGAGGGCTTGCTGTAAGCAGTGCAAGAAGTCGTTTGCCTATATAACTGGCTCCAAGCTGGCAGGTACGAGCCACCTAAAACGGCATATTGCCCTGGGCATCTGTCCCGTTAGCCGTCAGAGGAATCAACTTCTTCCATATACATCGGGTTCCAAGTCTGCTGGTGCTTATGGAAGTGCAACTGATCCACCAAAACGTCGGTACAGGACAACTCCTGCAATAGCAAATGTACCTCTCGACCAAGAGCGATGCAGTCTTGAGATTGCCAAGATGATTATCATGCATGAGTATCCTCTACACATTGTTGAACATCCAGGTTTCATCGACTTTGTTCGGACTCTCAATCCCAATTACAATATGGTGAGCTTCAATACTGTTCAAGGTGATTGTGTAGCTATATACCTGAGGGAAAAGCAAAGACTTTTGAACCTCATCAGTACAATACCAGGAAGAGTCAATCTGACACTGGATCTTCGGACTTCAAACCAGAACCTAGGTTATGTTTTCTTGACTGGACACTTCATAGATAGTGACTGGAAGGTGCATCGCCACATTCTTAATGTTGTAATGGTGCCTTATCCCGATTCAGATCATGCTTTTAATCAGGCTGTTGTGGCTTGCCTATCTGATTGGAATTTGGAAGGTAGGCTGTTCACCCTCACTGTTGATCAGTCCGTCTCCAGCGAAGCTGTTATTGCGAATCTGAAAGGTTTGACCTCAGTAAAGAATCCACTTTTGCTCAATGGCCAGATACTCATTGGGAGTTGCTACGCACATCTGTTAAGTGATCTTGCTCGAGATGCTTTTGGGTCAATGGCAGGTACCATTAAGAAAATCCGTGATAGTGTGAAGTATGTGAAGACTTCAGAAGCTCACGAAGAGAAGTTTGATGAGCTTAAGCAACAACTTCAAGTACCTAGTACGAAGGACCTGCTGATTGATGACCAAACAAGGTGGGATACAACTTATCATATGCTAGTAGCTGCGTGTGAGCTCAAGGAAGTATTTGCCTGCTTCGATGCATCCGATCCTGATTATAAGTTAACCCCTTCAATGGATGATTGGAAGCAAATAGAGACTCTCTGCTCTTATGTGAAGATTTTGTTTGATGCCGCAAATCTATTGACTGGCCCGACATACCCAACTGCCAGTACCTTCTTCCATGAAGTGTCTAAACTTCAGCTGGATCTCACACATGCTGCAACGAGCCAGGACCCATTTGTAAGCAACCTAATCAAGCCTTTACAAGAAAAATTCGACAAATATTGGAGGGGATGCTGCCTTATTTTATCGGTTGCAGTAATCATGGATCCAAGATTCAAGATGAAACTTGTAGAATTTAGTTTCTCTAGAATTTTTGGTGAGGATGCTGAAACGTGGATTAGAATTGTTGATGATGGTATTCACGACCTCTTTCTTGATTATTTTGCACCTGTACTTCCTCTTCCGGAAGCTCCAATGGAGAATGGCACTGAGAGCATCATAAAAACAGAGCTGCCAGATGAAGGAATGCCTCAGGAAGGAGTGTCTCATGAAGAGCTGCCACATGATGGTACTGTCATCTCCTTCGGGGACGGGCTCTCGGATTTTGATGTCTACATTTCAGAGATCTCTGGTGGCCAGCAGACAAAGTCCGAGTTAGATCAATATTTGGAGGAGTCTCTTTTGCCGAGGGTACAAGACTTCAATTTATTGGGTTGGTGGAAATTAAATAACCTGAAGTACCCTATTCTTTCCAAGATGGCTGCTGATGTTTTGTCCATACCAATCTCGATAGTTGATCCTGATTCTATCTTTGATACCCAAAGCAGGAAGATTGACAGTTACCGCAGTTCTTTGCGTCCGGTTACGCTTGAAGCTCTCGTTTGCGCCAAGAACTGGCTCCAGTCTGGATCATCCGAGACTTCTAGTGCATATATGAAAGCTGAAGTCTAG
- the LOC115737494 gene encoding signal recognition particle 54 kDa protein 2 isoform X1: MVLAQLGGTITRAIQQMSNATIIDEKVLNECLNEINRALLNADVQFQLVRNMQNNIKRIVNIDDLAAGHNKRRIIQQAIFNELCNMLDPGKPSFTPKKGKTSVIMFVGLQGSGKTTTCTKYAYYHQKKGWKPALVCADTFRAGAFDQLKQNATKAKIPFYGSYTESDPVKIAVEGVDTFKKENCDLIIVDTSGRHKQEAALFEEMRQVSEATKPDLIVFVMDSSIGQAAFDQAQAFKQSVPVGAVIVTKMDGHAKGGGALSAVAATKSPVIFIGTGEHMDEFEVFDVKPFVSRLLGMGDWSGFMDKIHEVVPKDQQPELLQKLSEGNFTLRIMYEQFQNILKMGPIGQVFSMLPGFSSELMPKGQEKESQAKIKRYMTMMDSMTNEELDSSNPKIMNDSRIMRIARGSGRQVREVMEMLEEYKRLAKIWSKMKGLKIPTRGDMNMRSRNMNAQHMSRVLPPQMLKQIGGMGGLQNLMKQMGSGKDMMGMFGGGES, encoded by the exons ATGGTGTTGGCACAGTTAGGCGGGACCATAACCCGCGCGATACAGCAGATGAGCAATGCGACGATCATAGACGAGAAGGTCCTGAACGAGTGCCTCAACGAGATCAACCGCGCCCTCCTCAACGCCGACGTACAGTTCCAGCTCGTCCGCAACATGCAGAACAACATCAAGCGCATCGTCAACATCGACGATCTCGCCGCCGGGCACAACAAGCGCAGGATCATACAGCAg GCCATATTTAATGAGCTATGCAACATGTTGGATCCGGGGAAGCCTTCCTTTACTCCTAAGAAAGGAAAGACAAGTGTCATTATGTTTGTTGGTTTACAAG GATCGGGTAAGACCACAACTTGTACGAAGTATGCATATTATCATCAAAAGAAAGGTTGGAAGCCGGCTCTTGTCTGTGCTGATACTTTTAGAGCTGGTGCCTTTGATCAGTTGAAGCAGAATGCCACTAAAGCTAAAATTCCATTTTATGGAAG TTACACGGAATCGGATCCTGTGAAAATTGCTGTTGAAGGTGTGGACAcattcaaaaaggaaaattgtgaTCTCATAATTGTTGACACAAGTGGGCGTCACAAGCAGGAGGCTGCTCTTTTTGAAGAAATGCGTCAAGTTTCTGAAGCAACG AAACCAGATCTCATTGTATTTGTTATGGACAGTAGCATTGGTCAAGCTGCATTTGATCAAGCACAGGCATTCAAGCAAAGTGTTCCTGTTGGGGCTGTTATTGTGACTAAGATGGATGGTCATGCAAAGGGAGGTGGTGCTCTTAGTGC TGTTGCAGCAACGAAAAGTCCTGTGATCTTTATAGGTACTGGAGAACATATGGATGAGTTTGAAGTGTTTGATGTTAAGCCTTTTGTTAGCCGGCTATTAG GTATGGGTGACTGGTCAGGGTTTATGGACAAAATTCACGAAGTGGTGCCTAAAGATCAACAGCCTGAGCTTCTGCAAAAGCTTTCTGAAGGAAATTTTACCTTGAGAATTATGTATGAACAGTTTCAGAACATTCTTAAAATGGGTCCAATAGGGCAG GTTTTTTCCATGCTCCCGGGGTTCAGTTCAGAATTAATGCCAAAGGGTCAAGAGAAAGAAAGCCAGGCAAAGATCAAAAGATACATGACCATGATGGACTCAATGACAAATGAAG AGCTAGACAGTTCAAATCCAAAGATCATGAATGATTCGAGAATTATGCGGATAGCAAGGGGTTCTGGTCGCCAAGTCAGAGAAGTTATGGAAATGTTGGAAGAGTACAAGCGGCTTGCCAAGATTTGGAGCAAAATGAAGGGACTTAAGATCCCGACGAGGGGTGATATGAATATGAGGTCTCGAAACATGAATGCACAACACATGAGCAGAGTTCTCCCCCCTCAGATGCTAAAGCAGATTGGTGGCATGGGTGGTCTACAGAACTTGATGAAGCAAATGGGTTCTGGCAAAGATATGATGGGTATGTTTGGAGGTGGCGAATCATAA
- the LOC115737494 gene encoding signal recognition particle 54 kDa protein 2 isoform X2 encodes MVLAQLGGTITRAIQQMSNATIIDEKVLNECLNEINRALLNADVQFQLVRNMQNNIKRIVNIDDLAAGHNKRRIIQQAIFNELCNMLDPGKPSFTPKKGKTSVIMFVGLQGSGKTTTCTKYAYYHQKKGWKPALVCADTFRAGAFDQLKQNATKAKIPFYGSYTESDPVKIAVEGVDTFKKENCDLIIVDTSGRHKQEAALFEEMRQVSEATKPDLIVFVMDSSIGQAAFDQAQAFKQSVPVGAVIVTKMDGHAKGGGALSAVAATKSPVIFIGTGEHMDEFEVFDVKPFVSRLLGMGDWSGFMDKIHEVVPKDQQPELLQKLSEGNFTLRIMYEQFQNILKMGPIGQGQEKESQAKIKRYMTMMDSMTNEELDSSNPKIMNDSRIMRIARGSGRQVREVMEMLEEYKRLAKIWSKMKGLKIPTRGDMNMRSRNMNAQHMSRVLPPQMLKQIGGMGGLQNLMKQMGSGKDMMGMFGGGES; translated from the exons ATGGTGTTGGCACAGTTAGGCGGGACCATAACCCGCGCGATACAGCAGATGAGCAATGCGACGATCATAGACGAGAAGGTCCTGAACGAGTGCCTCAACGAGATCAACCGCGCCCTCCTCAACGCCGACGTACAGTTCCAGCTCGTCCGCAACATGCAGAACAACATCAAGCGCATCGTCAACATCGACGATCTCGCCGCCGGGCACAACAAGCGCAGGATCATACAGCAg GCCATATTTAATGAGCTATGCAACATGTTGGATCCGGGGAAGCCTTCCTTTACTCCTAAGAAAGGAAAGACAAGTGTCATTATGTTTGTTGGTTTACAAG GATCGGGTAAGACCACAACTTGTACGAAGTATGCATATTATCATCAAAAGAAAGGTTGGAAGCCGGCTCTTGTCTGTGCTGATACTTTTAGAGCTGGTGCCTTTGATCAGTTGAAGCAGAATGCCACTAAAGCTAAAATTCCATTTTATGGAAG TTACACGGAATCGGATCCTGTGAAAATTGCTGTTGAAGGTGTGGACAcattcaaaaaggaaaattgtgaTCTCATAATTGTTGACACAAGTGGGCGTCACAAGCAGGAGGCTGCTCTTTTTGAAGAAATGCGTCAAGTTTCTGAAGCAACG AAACCAGATCTCATTGTATTTGTTATGGACAGTAGCATTGGTCAAGCTGCATTTGATCAAGCACAGGCATTCAAGCAAAGTGTTCCTGTTGGGGCTGTTATTGTGACTAAGATGGATGGTCATGCAAAGGGAGGTGGTGCTCTTAGTGC TGTTGCAGCAACGAAAAGTCCTGTGATCTTTATAGGTACTGGAGAACATATGGATGAGTTTGAAGTGTTTGATGTTAAGCCTTTTGTTAGCCGGCTATTAG GTATGGGTGACTGGTCAGGGTTTATGGACAAAATTCACGAAGTGGTGCCTAAAGATCAACAGCCTGAGCTTCTGCAAAAGCTTTCTGAAGGAAATTTTACCTTGAGAATTATGTATGAACAGTTTCAGAACATTCTTAAAATGGGTCCAATAGGGCAG GGTCAAGAGAAAGAAAGCCAGGCAAAGATCAAAAGATACATGACCATGATGGACTCAATGACAAATGAAG AGCTAGACAGTTCAAATCCAAAGATCATGAATGATTCGAGAATTATGCGGATAGCAAGGGGTTCTGGTCGCCAAGTCAGAGAAGTTATGGAAATGTTGGAAGAGTACAAGCGGCTTGCCAAGATTTGGAGCAAAATGAAGGGACTTAAGATCCCGACGAGGGGTGATATGAATATGAGGTCTCGAAACATGAATGCACAACACATGAGCAGAGTTCTCCCCCCTCAGATGCTAAAGCAGATTGGTGGCATGGGTGGTCTACAGAACTTGATGAAGCAAATGGGTTCTGGCAAAGATATGATGGGTATGTTTGGAGGTGGCGAATCATAA
- the LOC115737367 gene encoding uncharacterized protein LOC115737367, producing the protein MSAVVCGSKRSLFDDIPSPPSPPSCKKIRRCSPSSSSPSPVRFSAPATHLDRLLQLFPHMEPQIVERALIECGDDIDAAISRLHELCLDPSVDNGGFSGEPGIKADQGDRDDADAPGEPSTNLPVDGAGWVDVFVKEMMSATSLDDARVRATRVLEFFEQSVSGQAGAEAAKSLQKENMMLKEQMEAILRENTILKRAVAIQHERHKEHEDKNRELQHLKQLVSQYQEQLRLLEVNNYALSMHLRQAQQSNSFPGSYPPDVY; encoded by the exons ATGTCTGCAGTAGTTTGCGGGAGCAAGCGATCGCTGTTCGACGACATACCTTCTCCCCCGTCCCCTCCTTCTTGCAAGAAGATCCGCCGCTGTtccccgtcttcttcttctccgtctcCGGTTCGGTTCTCGGCGCCGGCGACTCACCTCGATCGGCTCCTCCAGCTTTTTCCTCACATGGAACCCCAG ATTGTTGAGAGAGCATTGATAGAATGCGGGGATGATATAGATGCTGCCATTAGTAGGCTGCACGAGCTTTGTTTGGATCCTTCCGTGGATAATGGAGGATTTTCTGGAGAACCTGGTATTAAGGCTGACCAAG GTGACAGAGATGATGCTGATGCACCTGGTGAGCCATCAACCAACCTTCCTGTTGATGGTGCAGGGTGGGTTGATGTTTTTGTGAAAGAAATGATGAGCGCCACGAGTTTAGATGATGCCAGAGTACGTGCCACAAGAGTGCTCGAGTTTTTTGAACAGTCCGTCAGTGGACAAGCTGGGGCTGAGGCTGCTAAAAGTCTCCAGAAG GAAAATATGATGCTGAAGGAGCAAATGGAAGCAATCCTTCGGGAGAACACAATTCTCAAACGTGCTGTGGCTATTCAACATGAACGTCATAAGGAACATGAGGACAAGAATCGTGAGCTGCAGCACCTGAAGCAGTTAGTATCTCAGTATCAAGAACAGTTAAGACTACTTGAG GTCAACAACTATGCCTTGTCTATGCATTTGAGACAGGCCCAGCAAAGCAACTCTTTCCCTGGAAGTTATCCTCCTGATGTCTACTGA